The genomic segment GTAGGGATGCATAATGACCAATTTCTCACAATTATTAGTGAGAAAAAGATGCCCTACCCAAGAGATTCCTCAGGGCCTGTTTGACATCTTTATTCCTGAGACTGTAGATGTAAGGATTGGACATTGGGGTGATGACAGTGTACATGATAGCAAAAATGGTCCCTCGttgagaagaagagctggatgTGGGTAGGAAGTAGACCCCAATGACTGCCCCATAGAAGAGCACCACCATGGTAAGATGGGAACTACAGGTGGAGAAAGCCTTGCGCCTCCCTGAGGAAGAGAACTTCATCACAGCTGCCACGATGCGGACATAGGTGACAATAATGAAGACAAAAGTCCCAAGGATGACAGGAACACCCTCAAAGAAGATGGCAGCTTCATTGATGGTGGTGTCTGAGCAGGAGAGCTGGAGCAAGGGCTGATGGTCACAGAAGAAGTGGGACAGGTGATTGTCTCCACGGTAACTGAGGCGCAGGAGGAGGCCAGTATGAAGCATGGAATGGAGGGTGGAAACTATCCAGCATCCAGCCACCAAATGTCCACAGACCTTCTGGTTCATCACTGTAGCATAGTGGAGTGGGTTGCAAATGGCAACATAGCGATCCAGAGCCATGATACTCACCATGAAGATGTCCGTGACACCaaacacatagaagaagaagaactgagcCATACAGGAATAGAAAGGGATCATCTTGGAAGAGGAGAGGATGTGAACCAGCATCTGGGGCACCGTGACTGTGAGGAAACCCACATCCACCACCGAAAGGCTACGCAGCAGGAAGTACATGGGGGTCTTAAGCCGAGCATCCACGGTGATCAGAATGAACATCACGATGTTGCCCAGAATGCCTGCTGCATACATCAGCAGAAAGGTGATGAAGAAGAGAGTCTGTTGTTCAGGTTGTGAGGAGAAACCCAGAAGGACGAATTCCACAACGCCTGTTCCATTCTCACAGCCCATGGAAGCTGCAGAGAGAATCACAGTTGCATGCAGTCAGAAGGAACCAAAAGGTCTTACAGATATAATATTTTGCCATAGAGTAGGCCTGTCTTGAATGGAATGTTGGAAAATGTTAACTTTAGATACTGAGATCTTAAAGCctaagtgttttgagaaagtgcgATGTAACCTTCTACCATAAAGTAGACCCATTTTGAACTGAAATGCTGGGAAAAATTAACCTTTCAATCACTGAAGTCTTAAACCCTAAGCAGTttctatggagagccagtgtagccGTAGTGTAGCGGttgaagtgtcagactaggatctgggaaactaagGTTTGAAactccactctgccgtggaaacttgctgggtgacctcgggccagtcacacactctcagcctcgacccgggcaagtatttggatgggagacctccaagggataccaggggcgtgatgtggaggcaggcaatggcaaaccacctttgaatgtctcttgccttgaaaatcctatggggtcacataagtcagctgggacttgaaggcaaaaaatgGTGGTCGTTTCATTTTCTAGGATTTGACAATTGCTAAACATCGTGTCATAAAAAGCAAACTATTTTATATCACCTGTCAAGCTAGAACTGTTTTATTCCACCCTGCTCCCTGGGAGCTCAGGACGGGatacattgttctccctttctcttttttccttctcagtaCAATccttggtgccctgacctggatagacctcggctagcctgatctcgtcagatctcagcagctaggcagggtctgccctggttagtatttggatgggcaatccCCAAGGAACACCAAAGTCATgacacagagaggcaggcaatggcaaaccacctccaaacgtctcttgccttgaaaacagtaagccagctgtgacttcacggcacacacacaaaaaccaatcctttgaggtatgttaggctgagagtgagtgagtggcccaaggacactcagcaagcttcatggcagttttggagctgtggaagagcatctgattggtatccaaaaggtcccaggttcaatccccggcatctccagttaaaaggaccaggcaggaggagatgtgaaagacctcagcctgagaacctggagagctgctgtcagtctgagtagacaatactgaccctggtggacccatggtctgattcagtataaggcagcttcatatgtgttcatttCGATACTTGTTTTGAATATACTATTTAAAATAGTCTTCTGGGAAGAGAGATAGCGGAGAACTACCACAAAGCAATTTTGCTGAGGTCAAATGATACAGACATATATGAATGGAGATAAGCCTGAAGTGAATTTGCTTCTAAAAATTCTTGTCTGTGAATGTTGAAGTCAAATATCCAATGGAAATTGTTAGAGATCACCACCAGATAAAGGAATCACTTAAATAGGCAACAACAAAACTTCTCAAAAGGGTATGGTTTTAAAAGTGTTACAGACgctttgattcagtataacgcagctccCTGTAtgtgttctagatctgccatgtgAATTACTGCTACCGTTGTTCTTAATAATAAAAGACTTAAAACAGTACATTCCATTGCATGTACATACCTTCATATAATAAGCACTACAGCTGCCTGTAGTGGTTATTATATGAAGGTATAGAAATATGAAGGTATAGAAACTAGTACagaaatgaacacacatgaattgTCTGCTGCTACATGTTGCTGCATGTTTGCAATCAAACACTAtcaaacatttttaaacattacATTTCAGCTGTAAGATTAGCCACAtctgtgtcaggcctttgccgttagcaggagtaaaggctcttgacatcatagaatcataaagttggaagggaccaccagggccatcaagtccaaccccctgcacaatgcaggaaattcacaactacctcccccctccacacccctagtgaccagaagatgcccaagatgccctccctctcatcatctgcctaaggtcacagaatcagcattgctgacagatggccatctaacctcttcttaaaaacctccggggaaggagagctcaccacctcccgaggaagcctgttccactgaggaaccactctaactgttagaaaattcttcgtaatgtctagacagaaactcttttgatttaatttcaacccgttggttctggtccaaccttcttgagcaacagaaaacaactcggcatgaGTTAAGCCAGTTTCTGGCcacatgtcaagtccttggttctcatgcctgtaaacgtctgtgtacagttttgctcaacctgttttccacagctgcgctgtttagtcttccttcctgggaatcgttTATCtcagggttgcttagccatgtttgccttcgcagcctgtagtgcttttaaacatgtaacctgcctatattcgccattaccagcctcacctgcctgtgggcagtcagctcttaaatctgccttttgctctcaataaagtcttactgcttcagatctacctgtctggatgagtttgcttatgggatgctagggacagatgcctgatcctgaccatCTGCACTGCCAAATATTGTGAAATATCAAGTATTGAAATCAAATGTTATTAGGGCTGTGGCTGTGGctttgaaacccctactgggttgccttaagtcggctgcttcttgacggcactttacacacacaataagaaGAGGACAGAGCACCTGTTAAAAATAATGCATAATCTCCattccccctgatccacagctaGATGTGTGGATCATCTTGATGCACTACACAGAGTGTGAGGATCTTAATACATTTACCTTGCTAAACCAACGGATGGCAGAGAGctaggacaagagtcactggaaaagacagtcatgctaggagaagttgagggcagcaggaaaagaggaagacccagcaagagatggattgactcaataaaggaagccacagccttcaatttgcaagatctgagcaaggctgtcaaagataggacattttggaggactttcattcatagggtcgccatgagtcggaagcgacttgacagcacttaacacacacacacacaggacatcACACAAAAAAGATAatatgtttagaagaagaaggcaAATTCAAAACACTTTAGGGAACAATGAAAATTACACTCATCTCCTTTTCTCATTGACACACTCAAGGGTGCACCCACACGCACAAACATGCATAAGCATTTTTACTTCCTTCACACTAGAAGGGTATTTGTACTATCAGCTAATGCCTATATGACAGTCCGCAGTATTATGAAAAATGAATGGTCCTGATGGAAGCACCAGAAATAGCTCGCCTTTCAATCCAACCCGTGCTTACCTCTATCCAGACGATCCTTCTAACCTCACCCATTTGCTCTTCGAAAAATTGAATAAATGTACCGAGCACAAAGGGAATGCTAACAAAGTAGGGCTGggcaggtccaggttgggaaatacctggagatttctggggcggagcctgaggagggcagggtttggggaggggagggacttcaatgccatagaggccaattgccaaaggggccattttctccaggtgaactgatccctatcagctgaagatcagttgtaatagcaggagatctccagccaccacctggaggttagcacaaAGTATGGCTGAATAAACTTACAATCACTATATGAAGCAAAGTGTAcaaaaggtacaagtatcaaagttcATAAGTAGAAGCTGGAACGATGTCTTCATGTATATTTGTTGTtgcagggggacgatcgtttcatttcttcctcagccccatTTCCTACATATAAAATGTACACCCATTGGACTGTTCAGTgaaattgtatatatgtatttatttatttatttatcgtcacctcatgcactttaatacactttgcttCATATAGTGATTGTAAGTTTATTCAGCCATactctgtgcttatttcctaacctttggtaacagtacagtggtgtttattttggttgctcaccacctggaggttggcaaccctgtaacaAAGCCAGGGTGTAAGCAGTAAGGTGGGTTGCCTTTTAAGCATCAGCACTGGAAATCCCCGAGGCTATAGCACAGACAGCCAGAACACCTGCTGGGAAGTTGTTTGTCTTCTTCATTGTTCTCTAACTACAAACTCAAGCTTTAGAAGGGCGCCCtctagtgggggtggggagtgtgtCCTGTAGCGCCTTTGTAAAcccagggcgaaaacacatggtccctttatcctcctttaatccctgttttagtcgggatcgaacccacattaggtgaaacgcatgcattcgatcctggctgaatcctggctgaaactgggattaaaggaggatcaagtgaccatgcgttttcgcccccagaTTCTGCATTGTTGACACTATGCCAGCCTGGGCAGTTAGTTGTGACAttgtcatttaatttttttgtatacCTAGTCCAATTGCATTGATTATTCGCTGTTCCATACTGTATGATTATGTAGTTGTGTGCACTGTCATTCAGTTTCGTGTTCCTTGTCCtattgagagccaatgtggtgtgtagtggttaagaccggtggactctaatctcatgaacctggtttgattcctcactcctccacatgagcagtggactctaatctggagaaccaggttggtttccccactcctccacacgagcaggggaggctaatctggcgaactggatttgtttccccactcctagacatgaagccagctgggtgaccttgggccagtcacagttctctttgagctctctcagccccacctacctcacagggtgtcggttgtggagaggggaaggtaaggtgatagtaagccggtttgattcttccttaagtggtagagaaagccagcatattaaaatcaactcttcttcttcttcttcttcttcttcttcttcttcttcttcttcttcttcttcttcttcttcttcttcttcttcttcttcttctgcattgttCATCAGATGTCCCATActgtataattattttttttctttttctgtatttcataaccttgagtctcagcaagaaaagtgagctataaataaataaatacacaaataaatgaataaacgtGATGGTACATGTAATTGTAGTATGATTTTTGTTTGTGTGATGTCAAACCGATACAAGCACCACTGAAACACACGCACAAAAACCTTGATGCAGTCATAGTACTGTTTTCATGCTTTTCTGCATTCTTGTTTACCTTGTGTCTATGTTCCCATTTCTTTGGAGGATCTacctacagttgccaacttcctggtatcCATGAACTGTAATATCTGAAAAGAACTACTTAACTTTCTTCAGTGATGGGTATTAAGCTAGTCACTGATAAATAGTAATTTCTTCACTACATAGGTTTGTTTGTAgagattccttttttaaaaaaaaaaattttttgctgGGATTTGTGGACATTAGGAAAGCAACATGAGAAATGAAATGTTGACTACCAAAAACTCATCAACATAGTTTCAAAATTCAAATTTTGTGTCTTAAAAGGATTATAAATTCACCACCAGCCCTGACTATTAGCTTTCACACTACCTGAAGATACTAGACCCTCCAGTCACCCCATAACTGAAAAATCCAGACCCTTATTTCCCAACACAAAAGTCCTAGGCATCAGGCTCAGATATTGGGTGAGAGGGTGTTAAAAATGCATGGCTAGGTCCAAAGATCTGCTTTCATACaagattagcagtgcaatccaaTGCAAAGTTACTCCTATTTACATACGACTGCTCTGTAAATTGCCAAAGGGTACACATTTATGAGCATCTATTGAATGAAGTTCTgctttcacacaatgcacagttcaTGCAACCTGCCGATGCATTGGGGTGCCACAGAAGACCACTGAAATAAAACTGGGATCCAACATTCAAAGTCTGCACGAGTCCAGGTATCACGATCCCTCTTACGTGGGTACTGAGGGAAAGAGAGCTtccttgtttgccagaatgtttatttggagttttaatttttctccttagtccccctttagttattttacctcagaagaaatgagacaccagaggcttttttaagttaacaaacaagaaacagagatttattaaacagtgtaaaagggatggatttggaggagaAACGATGGGTTAGGGAAAGCATAGAACTAGAGCTATTTGAtgagtttcacttcagagaaggcatagatcttagacaGCTTAGTTGGTAccgaattacaattcttaaactTGAATTCACAAATTACGTTCAGTTCCCCAAACTTCTTAtggatgtttctattcagacgctgctgcctagctatcagggaagttagagatcatacaatctctcttccccagagaaacacataAGTATGGAGagttctcctcaaatctctcttccagttctcactatagatatgCCCCActttttgtggcagtaatccctaaacaacaccctgtgtttagaatatctccttcccagagcatATTCCCTTctggtgacctgagaaagggttcttttcctcccaatctctgcctgtttTACACCAGcgtaggcaaatctgaaccctcaggttcccagagtcaaacacagctactgatcACGCAGGTTTCCAAAATCTGAATCCAATTCCTTTCTTCAAAACAGAGAGttccttagctccacccactccctttctctgagcttctctcaaatatTAACTCTTGTTCATCACACGGTGTACACGGGCTGAAGAAAGTACATACGAGACAAGCATTTGCCACTCTCCTTATTACTAGAGCAGGGACAGGCAGCCGGCAACTTGTGAGCCAGATCCAGCCTCTGAAACAGTTTTTCCTACCATTAGTGGCCTTCCCTAGTTTTAACTTACAAGCTTTCTCTGTTTCGCATGGACATAATCATTGGTAAAAAGGAGTATGGTGATACCTGCCTTCTAGGAAGGCTGAAGGTAGGACAATGAAACGTGCAACAGTAAAGGCCCTTCAGTATTTACATACTTCCAGGGATCCAAGATAGTCTGCAGAATGAAAAGGTTTAATGTATGGTGagtatttatgaatctgagccctatttGATTGAAGCCCTATATGATTGAAGGACGTGATCCCAGAGTCTTTGTTTGATCATTTCCTTTGCTTTTTGGTATCCCAGGGGTaatatggcttgtggagaaaggccatgtttttgaagcatcttctctattgcactttgccaagttcAGCAATAGTTATCAGTAAGAATCAGAGGAGTTAGGCCAATAGGGtgaaagtttcccttctcttagcagactcctctcgggagattgtaatgcctataatcttcattattattgggaatggatgcttttatgctcagtccgcatacttGCACTTATAAGGATGCCAAGCCCAGGGtagaagggttagcatctagcacaataccatgtgagagcacatatatgtaatcgacatgcagccccaggtataaggggtgaagtattaATCCTTGGAATAGATGCCCTAGTGTGTAATCACTAATCatcattatgagctgccagaacagaaGATTCTAGTCTTGCCTGGTACAGATAGCCCCCATAAAGGTGATTGAGGCTACCAGGGGCATCACTCAAGAATGTAGTTTCGATTCTGCCCGAGGCTCAAGTTGTTATCTAGATGTAACGCCTATGGTTCTCTAATaggatatgctaatccaaatgtatccattattggatctttgtgtatctatgcactatattacgtatttgtaacacccctgatcAAAAGTTataaaccaatgaactctgaccgtgaaagccttcgacaatattttaaaagttataaacattgttgcaatcctttgttctcggGGTGGATGGTCCCGCATTTTGGGGCAATTGCACCCGGCTgctttattttggccacaatacACAGATCGTTTAATCTTTCAAGCTCTTActgtgttattatcattggctactaaataataatacaggcatatcaagataaccacccaagtagccaaattttatcttcggtcttgtgggattcgtaaatggctgaCAGAAGATCTCACCCCATAGATGATTTTCGTCCCCCTCCACAAACCAtctttcccagaatcatcaacatattttattattttaactttttaattttttatgcagagctgattttgtatcgaaataaagatttgatttgaaCTTACAAGCTACATTCCACATTTTCCTGGCATCTATGCACTGAGTCCCTGGTCAGTAGATTCAAGAAGGCATATACAATCCATGAAAACTTCACTCTCCCTTTTCTCGTTTGTCATTGACTCTGAAAACTTCTTCTCTTGTCCCAAAGTCTCACAATAGCTGCCTTTATGTCATGGTTCCTCAAGGTGTAAATGAATGGATTCAGCATAGGGATCACCACTGCGTACAAGAGAGAAGGAACGGTGCCTTTCTGGGCTGAGTAAGCAGAGGTAGGCTGGAAATAGAGACAGCTGATGGTCCCGTAGAACAGAATTATGACGGTCAGATGAGAGCCACAAGTCGAGAAGGCCTTGCGCTTCCCAGCAGCGGATGGTACTTTCATGATGGCACAGAAGATGCGTACGTAGGAGATGATAACAAGGACAAAGGGCCCGAGAATGTCCACCACACCCTCGGTCTGTGCCAGCGTTTTGATGAGACTCGTGTTGGAGCAGGACAGTTCCAGGAGAGGGTAAACATCACAGAAAAAATAGGGGATCTCCCGAGAGGAGCAGAAAGAAAGGTGGGCTGTCAGGAGAGTGTAGAGCAAAGAGTGAAGAGCAGAAAGGATCCACGATCCACATACCAGTACGAGGCAGCGCTTGTGACTCATCACCATGGTATAGTGCAATGGACGACAAATGGCCACGTAGCGGTCATAAGCCATGCAAGCCAGGAGGAAGCTATCTGTGTTGCCAAAGGTCAAGAAGAAATACATCTGGGTCAAGCACCCATTATAAGAGATGGTCTTGGTTGGAGACATCAGGTTCACCAATATCTTGGGAACGGTGCTGGAAACAAAACCTAAATCAGCCAACGAGAGGTGACTGAGAAAGTAGTACATTGGGGTATGAAGGAGGTGTTTGTCCAAACAGATCAGCAGGACAATCAGAAGGTTTCCTAGTAGAGTCAACAGGTACAAGGAGAGGAAAAGCAGGAAGAGGAGATTCTGGTGTTGAGGTTGGGTGGAGAGACCCAAAAGGACAAATTCAGAGACGCCCGTTTGGTTCTCATTGGCCATTTTACAGCTGTGAAAAGAAGAGACAGAGATGAAgaagtggtggtgtagtggttagagtgttggactaggttctgggagacctaggCTTGAACAGTATTTTAGATCATTATCATTTATATAGTTTTAAGATGACAGGCTGCTTGTTGTTGCCAGCTGGGCATTCCGGTGATGAATCGGATCCAAGAATATGTCTGTAAaaatgtatgtaaagtgctgtcaagtcgcagccaacatatggcgaccccagcaaggggctttcaaggcaaatgagaaacagaggtggtttgccattgccttcctctgcagagccttctttggtggtctcccttccaagtactgaccctgcttagcttccaagatcagatgagactgggctataccatgccactttccttCTCCTATACTGTATACGGTATCCTTAAGCAGAAATATGCTATCCAGAACACCCATTTCTTGAATGTGCAGACCGCCCACCGTTAATATCTGAGCTTTAATTTGTTCATCTTCTTCCAGCGCATCAATTACCTCAAATATTCATTCACACAAACACCCTGCATCTGACAGATACATCGTATGTCCTACACCACTGGTTTTCAACTGGT from the Euleptes europaea isolate rEulEur1 chromosome 1, rEulEur1.hap1, whole genome shotgun sequence genome contains:
- the LOC130477905 gene encoding olfactory receptor 1B1-like, whose product is MGCENGTGVVEFVLLGFSSQPEQQTLFFITFLLMYAAGILGNIVMFILITVDARLKTPMYFLLRSLSVVDVGFLTVTVPQMLVHILSSSKMIPFYSCMAQFFFFYVFGVTDIFMVSIMALDRYVAICNPLHYATVMNQKVCGHLVAGCWIVSTLHSMLHTGLLLRLSYRGDNHLSHFFCDHQPLLQLSCSDTTINEAAIFFEGVPVILGTFVFIIVTYVRIVAAVMKFSSSGRRKAFSTCSSHLTMVVLFYGAVIGVYFLPTSSSSSQRGTIFAIMYTVITPMSNPYIYSLRNKDVKQALRNLLGRASFSH
- the LOC130493493 gene encoding olfactory receptor 1361-like isoform X2, with amino-acid sequence MANENQTGVSEFVLLGLSTQPQHQNLLFLLFLSLYLLTLLGNLLIVLLICLDKHLLHTPMYYFLSHLSLADLGFVSSTVPKILVNLMSPTKTISYNGCLTQMYFFLTFGNTDSFLLACMAYDRYVAICRPLHYTMVMSHKRCLVLVCGSWILSALHSLLYTLLTAHLSFCSSREIPYFFCDVYPLLELSCSNTSLIKTLAQTEGVVDILGPFVLVIISYVRIFCAIMKVPSAAGKRKAFSTCGSHLTVIILFYGTISCLYFQPTSAYSAQKGTVPSLLYAVVIPMLNPFIYTLRNHDIKAAIRKLVS
- the LOC130493493 gene encoding olfactory receptor 1361-like isoform X1; the encoded protein is MRNENQTELSEFILLDLSTQPEYRRFLASLFFAMYVLILVGNLLIVLLICFDAHLRQTPMYFFLSHLSAADVGFASVTIPKLLQNLLFQVKTISYGACLVQMYSYMAFGNTDSFLLASMAYDRYLVICHPLYYATLMSHKRCLWLVTACWLLASLHSLLYTLMMSRLSFCSSRENQTGVSEFVLLGLSTQPQHQNLLFLLFLSLYLLTLLGNLLIVLLICLDKHLLHTPMYYFLSHLSLADLGFVSSTVPKILVNLMSPTKTISYNGCLTQMYFFLTFGNTDSFLLACMAYDRYVAICRPLHYTMVMSHKRCLVLVCGSWILSALHSLLYTLLTAHLSFCSSREIPYFFCDVYPLLELSCSNTSLIKTLAQTEGVVDILGPFVLVIISYVRIFCAIMKVPSAAGKRKAFSTCGSHLTVIILFYGTISCLYFQPTSAYSAQKGTVPSLLYAVVIPMLNPFIYTLRNHDIKAAIVRLWDKRRSFQSQ